AAACAATCTGTAGAATCTTTTCACCGCAGATTGGGTAAAATAATGTGGGACTATTGCGGCATGGCAAGAAATGCGGAAGGATTGCAATTTGCAAGAAAAGCCATCCAAGAACTAAGAGATGAATTCTGGCGCGATGTATTTGTTCCCGGTCAAGCCAACGAATTCAATCCGGAGTTGGAAAAAGCTGGCAGAGTAGCAGACTTCCTCGAACTGGGCGAATTGATGGTTCTGGATGCCCTGCAACGCAACGAATCCTGCGGCGGACATTTCCGCGAAGAATACCAAACAGAAGAAGGGGAGACCTTACGCGACGACGAAAACTTCAACTTTGTCGCAGCCTGGTCCTGGACCGATCTCTCTAAAGAACCCGAACTGTTTAAAGAAAAGCTCGAATATGAGAATGTGAAAATTGCGAGTAGGAGTTATAAGTAGAATATAGAAGTAAAGGAGAAAAATATATAACAAATAGATTTATATGTGCATTGAATTTTTGAATTAAAATACTTGGCAATTTCTTTTAGAAATGTGTTCTTTAACTGGATTTAGTATAGTGTAAAATATTCGTTAAAAAACAAAAAAAATAGAAGAATCTTTAAAAAAACATGAAGATGAAAAACATATTTAACTTTGGTATTGTAACCATATTATTGTTTTTTCATAATCAAAATATAAACGCTCAAAATTCTGAATGTAGCGTACTTACTGATCCTGTTCAAGCAGTAGCCGCATCCGAGCCTTGCTTTAATGTAGATTCCATTTTCGAAAATTGTATTCCGATTTACATCAAAGTCAATTTCCATTTTTTTGTCAATGATGATTGTTCTGGCGATGTTTCCTTGCCTCTTGACCCAACAATTGTAAAACAAGAAGACGCAGCTGGTTGGGCAGGTTATATTATATATCGAGCGAATGAAGATTTAGCTAATAATATGGCACAACTAAATGCAAGTGGCTATAATACTTCATCTTCATCACCCCATTGCAACCCAATCCGATTTGTTATAAGTGGGCTTTATTTTCATTGCAATAATTCTGATAAATTTGATGGATATAGCCTAAGCTATTTAAGTTCTAAATATGCTATTAACTCGAATTCTGAATTAAATGTATTTATGGCCTCTTTCAATCATACTTCTACTAGTGGAGCTGCCTTTCAAGGTGGAAGCATTAGTTCTGTTAATCGATTTGATTGGCAAGTATTGAATCATGAATTGGTTCATAATTTGAGTTTAGGTCACAGTTTTGATCCTGATGGTTGTGATGATACACCTAAACTCACATTCGATTATGATCTAAATTGTGATGGGCAGATAAGTTCGAATCCAGTTGATAAGGAAAAAGAACAAACATGCTTTGGCTTGGAACCATCAAATAGCATTAAATGTAATCCACCGAGCCCTTGTCCAATATACCATTGCTGTGACCAAGGCTGGATCAACAATAACATCATGAGTTACAACAGCCCAAATACGGCTTGGACTAATTGCCAAATTCTGAAAACACTAGAACACATATCGAATTTGAAATGCGAATATATCGCCCAAATAGGTGGCAATTGTCCGCCACTTTCAGCAATTATAATCAGGCAACCAAAAGACATTGTGAAAACAAAACATTGTACTTATTGTTTTGATTTGGGGGCAAGTATGGGATATAATCAATACAAGATTGAAATATATGACAATATAAATCCATCTAGTCCTTCCATAATCCATACGACCAATTGGCTTTCTGGATTAGCTAAAAAATATTGTATAAGTGGCCCCATATTGGGAAATTGGCAAGATGGAATGTTGCCGGATCACCCGTATTTAATAAAGCTGATTGTTAAAAATGATTGCAGTGAAACTGACAAATCCTTTCCTTTTATACTCCCGGTAAGGGACTGCACTATTGTAGGTGTGCCTAATGAGGATTACAAGATATCATTAAGTCCTAACCCGGCATCAGATTATTTAATTATACATTATGAGTTAGAAGAAACCGCTGAGGTGAGAATTCTAGTTACACATCCAATGTACACCAGTTTTAACTACACGGTAACATCATTGATGTCACAGAATCAAGGAATATATAATGTAAATGTTCCAATCGAATCATTTTATCCAGGATTAAATGTAATTATATTTGAGGTTGGCGGTATAATTTTTACTAAAACTTTTATCAAGCAATAGTATTTAATTTAATGTGAAATAGTTCAAGAAGCTATATACCCATTATTATCATTAGAACATTATGAAAAAAATAATAATTTGTATCCTGCTTTTTTCTTCTTTCAATTGTTGGGGGCAGAGGAAAGCCCAATTTGAAATGAGTTTTTATTTTCAAGATGCGAGTGGAAATAAAGACACAATTGTATTTAGAGCCGATTCCTCTATAATTGATGAAATTACATTTGATGATGATTGGAATCCAGAATGGGGAGAAATAATTGATAATTCTCCATTTGATTCTACATTTGAAGTTAGGGCACAACCAAAATTTGCCATTGGTGGTGATTTTTATCAAAACATTATACTTACAGCCAATGATGTTGATCAGCCCGACGGATGCATTGTTCCTAATCCACTTTTAATATTTGTATATACTAAAAATTGGCCTGTTACGATGACATGGGATCGATCTTACTTTAGAAATCATCCTTGTTTGTATGGAAGTGTTGGTTCACCAGATAGTTATTATTCTCAAAAATGGTTGTTCAATGATCCAGTACCAATCCGAGAAGTAGCATGCCTCGCAAACAATAAAACCTACACTAAAGATTTAAGGCCTGAATTGTTAGAAAAAAATTTTGAGCTTCCATTTATAACTCAGCATATAATTTTAGGACGAGGCAAGCAATACATTACAGCAATTGGTATAGATTTTGGGCCACCTTATTTTCATCTTTGTGATTCATTGACTGAAACGAATGATGTCAATAGCGATAATTATTCTATTCAACCTACCATTACACAAGATAAACTTAGAATTATATCATCAAATTTAGATAATAAGGAATGTTTCATTGTAAGCTCAGAAGGGCAAATAATAAAACAGTTAATATTTTCTGATGATGATCACATTATTGATGTAAGCAATTTGGTTTCAGGATTATATTTGTTGCACATAAGAAATTCAAAAGGTATTCTTCGAACAAAAATGTTTATAAAATGGTAATGAAAAAATTCACATCTGATAACACAGCGCTGAATGACCATGCAGGATGAATTATTCATAAGTGGTATTGGCGCACTGCACTTGGTCAGCTTGCACTGTTGGCAGATGTAGGTGAAATTGAAAATTAATGATAATAAAAATGTTGGGTGATTATAAAAGATTAATTGTTTATCAAAAGGCGTTCGAATTGGCTATGCAAATATTTGAATTATCAAAAAAATTTACTGCAGAAGAAAAATATAGTTTAACTGATCAGGTGAGAAGATCATCGAGGTCTGTGTGCAAAAATATTGCTGAAGCATATAGAAAAAGAAGGTATCCGGCACATTTTATCTCTAAATTATCCGATGTAGATATGGAAAATTCAGAAACAAATGTTTGGTTGGAATTTTCGATAAAGGGTAATTATCTAAATGAGGAACAAAGTGTAAAATTATTTTCAGCAAATGAAGAAATTGGTAAACTTTTACAGCACATGATGAAATACCCATCTAAATTTGGTGTAATTAAAGTCTAAATTAAATTGTCAAAAAAATAAATACTGCCAACTGAGAATTATAAACTGCAAACTTTTCAACCATGAATCTAAATCTAAAAATCTGGCGCCAATCAAACCCAAATGCAAAAGGTGGTTTTGATAAATATGAAGTAAATGCCAACGAGCATATGTCATTTTTGGAAATGCTCGATGTTTTAAACGAACAATTGATAGCCGAAAGAAAAGATCCGGTGGCTTTTGATCATGATTGTAGAGAAGGGATCTGTGGAGCCTGCAGTATGGTGATTAATGGCCGTCCGCATGGACCTAATTCCGGAACGACAACCTGTCAGTTGCACATGCGGTTTTTTAAAGAAGGTGACGAAATCGTTATTGAACCCTTTCGGGCTAAATCATTTCCGGTGGTGAAAGATTTGGTAGTCGACAGATCGGCTTTTGACCGGATCATTCAAGCCGGTGGATTTATTTCTGTAAATACAGGCCAGGCCATTGATGGAAATGCCATACCCGTACAAAGAGATCTCGCCTCCAAATCCTTCGATGCTGCAGCATGTATTGGCTGCGGGGCCTGTGTTGCTGCTTGTCCGAATGGCTCAGCTATGCTTTTTGTCGCTGCTAAGGTTTCTCATCTGGGTTTATTACCACAAGGAAAAATTGAGCATTCCAGGCGCGTTCAGAATATGGTCAAGCAAATGGATGAAGAGGGATTTGGAAACTGCAGTAACGTAGGTGCTTGTGAAGCCGAGTGTCCGAAGGAAATCAGCCTTGAAAACATAGCCAGATTAAACAGAAGTTTGATTGGAGCAGCGCTCAGTTCAGACTGATATTTATTGTACTGTTTTGATAATTAGCACAATAAATAGGGGGAAGCGCTAAATTTCTCGCTAATATTTGATTTTTAGTTTCAGCGATTCCGTTGAAGAATATATATTTGCAGTCCGTTTTGAAAACGCCTCCTTAGCTCAGTTGGTTAGAGCGTCGGACTGTTAATCCGCAGGTCCTTGGTTCGAGCCCAAGAGGAGGCGCAAAAAGCCCGGAAGCATTGGTTTTCGGGCTTTATTTTTACATCAAAAGCATTTCAACAAAATGAGCATACTGACTATAGGTACAATGGCATTTGATTCCATTCATACCCCTTTTGGATCCGTCGAAAAAGTCATAGGCGGCGCTTGTACTTACATTAGCTGGGCTGCTTCATACTGGTATAAAGACATTAATCTGGTGTCGATTATTGGAGATGACTTTCCTGAGGAAGAGATCCGGGCTTTAAAAAATCGCGGGGTAAATATGGATGGCTTGGTCCGCGTTGCTGGAAAAAAATCGTTTTATTGGGCTGGAAAGTACCATGCGGATATGAATAATCGCGATACACTGGTGACAGATCTAAACGTACTGGCAGATTTCAATCCCGTTTTACCTGAGCGTTATAAAAACAGCCAATTTATAATGTTGGGAAATCTAACACCCGATATTCAACTTTCCGTTTTAGATCAACTTACCCATAAGCCAAAGCTCATTGTTTTAGATACCATGAATTTCTGGATGGACAATGCCATGGACACCTTGAAAAAAGTGATTTCCCGCGTAGATTTATTGACCATCAACGACGAAGAAGCCCGGCAATTATCAGGCGAGCACAGTCTCGTTAGAGCAGCTAATAAAATACATGAAATGGGTCCGGCTTTTTTGGTGATTAAAAAAGGTGAACATGGAGCCTTACTCTTTCACAACGGACAAATATTTTTTGCACCCGGACTCCCGGTTTCGGATGTAATCGATCCTACCGGAGCCGGCGACAGCTTTGCTGGTGGCATGATTGGGTATCTGGCCCGTACAGGAGATCTGAGTTTCTCAAATATGAAAACCGCCATCATCTATGGCTCAACGATGGCCTCGTTTTGTGTAGAAGAATTCAGCTTGAGTAAACTTCGCAACTTAAGCCAGGAAGAAATCCACGAGCGCATCCGCCAGTTCGAACAACTATCAACTTTCGACGTAAAAGAATTACCTGTCATGAATGGGTAATTCCCCAAATGCTGGTAAATTTATTCAGTATTTAATCGAAATTCAATCTGCGCAATCTGCGGGAAACCACAGGATTTTGATAAGGCATCGACACTTCTTTTTCTAATCTCCCTCTTCCACCTCAAACAACTCCTCAACCGAACACAAAAAGTAGCTCGCCATTTTGAGCGCTAATAAAGTAGACGGTATGTACTTCGACGTTTCAATCGCATAGATACTCTGACGACTCACACCCAGTGCTTGAGCCAATTCCTCCTGAGAAATATTATTCATGGCCCTATAAACCTTGACTTTGTTTTTCATTCTTCGCTGATTTGACTTTGACGATACAGATAACTGAACCTCAAAATATAGATGGATGGAATCGAAAACATATTAAAGATCATGCAATAAAAATAGCCCGTTCCATAAAAGAAAAACAGCGTAAAAATCAACAAAATGCAACTGGCCAAAGCAGCCCACATCAAAGCATTATAGCGCATCTGCAGCGTGTATTCATCTTCCTGTTTCATGCGAAAAACCAAGAAATAGGATGCCCATAACAAACAAAAACCCAATCACTTCGAGGGTGAGGTTGTCTTCGATGATACCCAGCCAGGTGTCATTTCCAAAAATAGCATCCCCATAAATCGCCAAGGTATGCAGTTTGAGGACCTCCCACTCCCAATCGAAACTCAAGCAGACAATACCAGCAACAAATGACCCCCAAAACAGGATCCATCCAGGAGTTCGTAGAGTGTAAGGAAAAAGCAATAAATTTTTCATAATGTAAAGTTTAGTTATACAAATGTAAAGTAAAATTTACATAATTATTGTGCAAGGCCTTAAAATTATTTTAAAATTCATAAAAACCTCTAATTGGGAGCGTTTTCATTCCGCTTTTATGGACTCACTAATAATTTAATCTCTTCGACTGCTTTGCCTGGGGTGCAAAAGGTGTCAAGCCGTTTTTACATACAGATGTTAAATTGAATTTAATTAATTTTTATCCTTGTGGACCTAGTAGCTAATAACTCCCGACTTCTTTAAGGTATGGGTAGGAAGAACCTAGGACAGTAAAAAGCCAACAGACTAAAGCTAAAGGCTAACATCTAGCAAACTAACAACTAGCATCTAACAACTATTAACTACCCTCCTTTTCCACCGCCAACTGTCCGCAAGCGGCATCAATATCTTTTCCCCTGCTTCTTCGAACCGTAATCATAATGCCGTGTTTGCGAACTTCCTTAGCGAAGCTGTTGATGTGATCTTCGGTAGATTTTATAAAATCCATTCCTTTCACCGGATTGTATTCAATGATGTTGACTTTTACCGGAAAATGCGAACACATCCGAATGAGATTTTTGGCATCGGAAACCGTATCGTTAAATCCTTCGAAGGCGATATATTCATAGCTTATCCGGTTTCCGGTTTTTTTATAAAAATAGCGCAGGGCTTCCATGAGGCTGTTCAGATTGTTACTCTCGTTGATGGCCATCATTTTATTTCTTTTGAGATCATCGGCAGCATGCAAGGACAAGGCTAAATTAACTTTGCTGCCATCATCTGCAAGTTTTTTAATCATTTTAGAAATTCCTGCGGTTGATAAGGTGATACGTTTTGGAGAAAGAGCAAGCCCTTCCTTTGCGCACAAGATTTCAATACTCTTCATGACATTTTTATAGTTGAGCAAAGGTTCACCCATGCCCATATACACGACGTTGCTTAGCGGTCTGCCATATTTCTGCTCACAAACAGAATTCACCGCATAAAATTGATCTGCAATTTCAGATGCAGTGAGTTGACGCAGTAATCCCATGGTTCCGGTTGCACAAAATGCACAACTGAGGCTGCAACCCGATTGAGAAGAAACACAAATCGTAAACCGCTTATCGTCTTCAACAGGGATCAATACAGATTCTATGGGAAATCCATCATAAGTGCGAAATCTGAATTTCATAGTTCCATCCGAACTCTCCTGCTGTTTATCCATGGTGAGTGCAGGAATAAAAAACTGCTCAGATAATTGTTGTCTTTGGGTTTTAGACAAATTAGACATACTTTCAAAATCCCTGACGGCTCTTTTCCATAACCATTCCTGAAGTTGTTTGTGTCTGAATTTTTCCCAACCCATCTCACTCAGGCAGCTTTGCAGGTCCTCCGGACTTATATTTAACAGGTCTTTTTTAAGATTTTCCATGAATCAATGCAAAATTACTCTTGAGAACTTGTACAAATCAAAACAATATGTCAACTCGCTACGTATATATACTCAAAGTTGCAGTATGAAGCGAAATTTTCGATTTTGGATCTATGGTTTAATGGGATTATTCATGCTGAGCAGCTGTGCAGCTACCAAACCCAAAAATGCTTTTGAATACTATACACTTCCCGATTCACCCAATTATGCCCTTCCAGAGAATTGGGCGGCCTGGCCGGGGAAAAAGGATTTGGCAGATACAACGCCCCTTGGATTAAGAGACCAGCAGCAGATTTCGCAAGCTGATGTCTTTTTTATTCATCCTACCAGTTTCCTGAATAAAAGAGGGCATGATCAATGGAACGCTGAAATAAACAATAGTAAAGTCAACCAAATAACTGATGAAGGAGCTATTCAGTATCAGGCGACGATATTCAATGAAGTGGGCAGAATTTATGCACCCCGGTATCGCCAGGCCCACTTTGAGGCATTTTTTACGGAAGATACTGCATCAGCCAGAAAATCATTACTCCTGGCCTATACAGATGTTAAAGCTGCGTTTGATTATTTCTTAGAAAAAGAAAACCAGGGAAGGCCTATTATTCTTGCCGGACATAGTCAGGGCGCCTTACATATGATCAGGTTGCTTCAGGATTATTTTGACAAACCAGACAGCATGCGCAACAAATTGGTCGTCGCTTACGCGGTCGGTTGGCCTATTCCCAAAGATGAATTCCGCTTTTTAAAAGCATGCGAATACCCCGAAGGAACCGGTTGCATTTGCAGCTGGCGAAGCTTTAAAATGGGCCACAAACCCAAACACATCAAAAATGAAGCAGAGGTCATAATTACCAATCCTTTAAATTGGAAAACCACTGAAGATTACATTTCAAAGGAATTCAACCTGGGAGCCGTATTGGATGGCTTCGACAAGTCTCCGGTAATTGGTATGTCAGGTGCAAGGATTTACAAAGGCATCCTTTGGGTAGACAAACCCAAATTCAAATTCAGCTTTTTGTATCCCTTTGCCAATTTTCATCGCGGAGATTTGAATATCTTTTACATGAACGTTCGCGAAAATGTGAAGACGCGATTGAATTCTTTTTGGAGATAAATATTAATATTTTTCGTTATCCTTCTTTATACGAAAACAATAAATACGAAAGCCGGCTTCAGCCGGATACGGAGCGGAAACCTCTAAAATGAAGATTTAAAAACGGATTCAAAATAAAACATGAATTGTAACTATAGCTATTAATAGGAATGGGTTTCAACCCATTCCTACCGGAATGCAATAAATAGATTCCATGTAAATCGAAACACCAAACCCCCAATACCGGCTTCAGCCGGAATTAAAAACGCAAACCCCAAAAATGCTCAATTGAAAACGAAACCCCAAAAAAACATGGAATGAACCGGAAACTATAAATAGGAATGGGTTTCAACCCATTCCTCCGAAATGCAATAAATAGATTCCATGTAAATCGAAACACCAAACCCCCCAATGCCGGCTTCAGCCGGATTTAATAACACAATCTCCAAAAATGCTCAATTGAAAACGAAACCCCAAAAAAACATGGAATGAACCGGAAACTATAAATAGGAATGGGTTTCAACCCATTCCTACCGCGCCCATTCCTACCGCCCATTCCTACCGTGCCCATTCCTACCGCACCCATTCCTACCGCACCCATTCCTACCAAATCCATTCCAATCGAGCGTGAATCATCAATTGAATCCAATGCAATTCACCCAATTTCTTCTATTTCCTAAATTTCAGATTAAATTTTAAACACCTAAAATTTTATTTTTTTCATAAACTAACAATCGTTCATATTTTAAATTTATTTAATTTATTATTATTTATAATATAACTAACATAAGTTAGTTTAATACTAACATATGTTAGTATGTATAAAAAACAAAATAAAAAAGAAGTAAAATTATGAGCAGAATTGCAACAAATTTGATGTATTTAAAACACCATTAAAATCGCTGCAAATGCAGTAAACAAAGGCTGTTTACGATTTCACCATTCCAACGTGAGAACTTGCAGAAATGATAAATTCAAATTCTATTTTATATTTAAATACAAACTTTTATGAATGAATCTTTTTAATCATGAACCCATTCTCAACTTTTTCAAAATCAATTTTGGTGTAATATTCCATAGCACTCGGGGCAGATAGATGGAAAAGCATGGTTCCTTCTCCAATTTTTTTTGTGATGATAAAAAATTCGTTCTAGATCAGTTTTGAGTCTGTTAATACCCGAATTTCGATAGCGTTCAATAATAGATCCATTGTCTGGGATTGTATCCGATTGGTAGGTGATGTTCAAATTTATTTCGCGAATGACTTTGTTTGCATTTTTGTGAACGCGCTTGATATTTCTTTTAAAATTTGACTTTCATTTCTCCTTTGTCAACCGCTTTTATAAAATGGATCAGGCCATTCATATAGGTCTGCTGATCATCGTATAAACTCATATGACTGCCATTTTCACAATACAGATAACTTCCATTTTGTACTTGTTGTGACATCCATTTCAAATGTTCGGGATCCATGGTGTCGTATTTACCGGCGATCACTAAGGTTGGTGCACTTATGTTTTTTAATTCAGTGCCAATGTCCCATTTTTCAAGATTGCCTGACATTCCAAATTCACTGGGACCCTGCATCATAATGTAGATCTGATGATTCAAATTTTTGAAAGCTCTTAGAATGGGATCTGGCCATGTTTCCAAAGGAATTCTACAAATGAATTTATTGTAAAAATGCGGCATCAACAAGTCCATATACCTGGGGTTTTCAAAATCTTTTTTCGCTTCCAAATCCCGGATCTCTTGCAACACTGCAGAATCTAACTGGGGGCCTAAAACTTCTTGTGCATATTTTCCATACGCCGGGGAACTGCTCATGGCATTGGAGATGATCAGTCCTTTCAGGTGTTCGTTATACTTTAATGCATATTGCTGTGCCAGCCAACCACCCCAGGAATGCCCCAAAAGATAGAAATTACTTTTGTCCAATCCAAGTGCAAGCCGCACTTGCTCAAGTTCATCCACAAAACGATTTATATTCCATAAGGAGGTATCCTTGGGTTGATCAGAAAATGCGGAACCCAACTGATCGTAATAAATAAATTCAATGCCTTCTTTTGGAAAGAAGTTTTCTACGCATTCAAAATATTCATGAGTCGCTCCGGGGCCACCATGTAATAACAAAACTTTTATATTTGGATGATTGCCAATCCTTTTGGTCCACACTTTAAATGAATCTTTTGCAGTTTGGATTGTAATGATTTTTATTCCTCCGGTTTGGATGCCGGAGTCTTGATTTTCAAAATAGCTGTTTGATTGTTCAACTAAGTTTTCCTTTTTTACCTCAGTACAGTGAATACTCACAAGCATTAATCCAAGTATGCCAATGAAGTGATAAATTTTATTTTTCATGTTAATTGATATTTTAAGAAAATGGAATTATTGCTCCTATAAAGTTATGCAACTTTCTGGAAATTCACCATTTGTTTCATGATTCAGCCCTCTAATTTTTTAAATTTGTTGCTGCTTATTCAATACAATTTTGTTTAAATATTCGGTTCTTTGTGAGCATAATTCCATTAAAAAAATTCATATGCCTGATATAAATTTGGAAAACAAGAGTCTCGTGTTCCTTGCTGCTATTGGATTTTTCTTAAATGCCGCCTTAGGTTTGCGAGGCTATACGCTCCCTCAAATGTCCTATCAACAATTATTGTGCTTTCAAATGGCCGATGCTTCTGCTATCATGGCAGCAGTGGTTGCCGCGCGCTACGTGGGTATCCGGTCAGAACATGTAGCAGCTTCAGGTTTTATATTACTTGGGATCACCCATGGCATATCTTTATCATCAGCCGGTGTCGATAGTTTTAATGAAGAACGTGGAATACTGATGATCATGCCTATGATCCCAACATTTATCTTGCTCCATTGGTGTACCCTTTTTCCAAAATGGTTGAGATTGGCCGGTTTATTTCCTGCTGCTTCCTTTTTATATCTTTATGTCCATGTCATTTCAGGCGGAGCTTATTACGACACACCTTTGGTATTGGGCTATATCACCTGGTTGTTTATAGAACTGTGCTGGGCTTATTACTTGATAAAGGATTGGAAAGCGCAGACAGGCAAGTCGTAAGCTTACGTTTGAATGTTATTTTTTTTTTGTGCTTCATATTGAAATTTGGGATTAGTCCCACACGTATTTCCACTGTTGGTCTTCTTGTCTTTTCCAAATCGTTTGAAATATGCCTCTGTACTCAATAACGGAATCCTTGGAATCGACAATCTTCCAGATATATTTTCCATAAGTATAAGCCATGTTTCCACAATCGGAAATAGCGACAAAGTCCGGTGACCATTCTACACGCGCACCTTCTAATTTTTTAGCTTCATAATATCGCCGGATGGCATCTTTTCCCTGAACAAGAGTATCATTTTCTCTTTTGATTACGGCATTGGAGTCGGCAAAATAATAAAAAGCTTCAGAGATACTTTGCTCAGAAGCCATTTTCATAAAATCTTCCTCTGTCTTTAAAATTTCTGCCTTTATCCTTGCTTTGTTTACAGGGGCCTCACATGACAAAACTCCTGAAATCAGTAATAATAAAAACTTATTGAACTTCATAAATTGAAATATTAAAGCTAATACGAGACTATGCTTCTCATAACTTATTCGGGCTCTTCGGTTTTTTCAACATGTAAAATATGAAGTATCCTGTGTATGATGGGTGCCAGAAAAACGGCCGTGATACTGAGAAAAGCGATGCCGCTATAAAGCGCATAAAACGATGAGAAATATTTTGATGCATCCGAATTCATTTCAGCAATCGGTCCCATTCCCGTAAGAATCATGCTGGTCATGTAAAAACTATCTACCCAATTGAGCTGCCCAAAATGGTGATAACCTACCGTTCCCATGAGCAGTGAAATGACAATCAGTACAAATGCAAAAAGACTGTACATGCCAAGTCTCGTGAGAAAATTAGAAAATGCGGCCACTTCCTGTTGTCGTTGTTCGAATTTCATTTTTTTTTTGTAAGTTTAATACAAAAATAGACTATTGATATAAATCATTCAGAGAAATATTTCAGTGAGAATTGGTTGCTTTAAAGTAAATATAAAACGGAGTAATATAGAAAAAGCTGTAAAAGTGAAATAATCAAACCTAAAATAATAAGCAAAAAATCCAGTCGGCTTTAGCCGGAATGTAAAACCACTCATCCTGAGTAACAAGAAGCTTAAACGGATCTACATAAATTTGAAACAAGATGGAACTATATACAAGAATGGGTTTTAACCCATTCCGAAATGAATTCGTAACCATTGATCATCCTGATTCGCCACAAAGGCTCCAAGGCACAAAGGACCACAAAGTTAGAAGTATAACGACAAGATTAAAATACCGGATCTTTATTCAACTAACAACTGTTAGATATATAAACCTACAACGATCATCTAACAACCAGCAACTAACAACTATTCCTCATGCTTAAACCCTTCCTTCAATCGGAATAAGTGAAACACTGCTGGAAATATGGCCGACATAGATTCCATCGCGCCTCGTGTCGAACC
The genomic region above belongs to Saprospiraceae bacterium and contains:
- a CDS encoding proline iminopeptidase-family hydrolase, with protein sequence MKNKIYHFIGILGLMLVSIHCTEVKKENLVEQSNSYFENQDSGIQTGGIKIITIQTAKDSFKVWTKRIGNHPNIKVLLLHGGPGATHEYFECVENFFPKEGIEFIYYDQLGSAFSDQPKDTSLWNINRFVDELEQVRLALGLDKSNFYLLGHSWGGWLAQQYALKYNEHLKGLIISNAMSSSPAYGKYAQEVLGPQLDSAVLQEIRDLEAKKDFENPRYMDLLMPHFYNKFICRIPLETWPDPILRAFKNLNHQIYIMMQGPSEFGMSGNLEKWDIGTELKNISAPTLVIAGKYDTMDPEHLKWMSQQVQNGSYLYCENGSHMSLYDDQQTYMNGLIHFIKAVDKGEMKVKF
- a CDS encoding nuclear transport factor 2 family protein, which translates into the protein MKFNKFLLLLISGVLSCEAPVNKARIKAEILKTEEDFMKMASEQSISEAFYYFADSNAVIKRENDTLVQGKDAIRRYYEAKKLEGARVEWSPDFVAISDCGNMAYTYGKYIWKIVDSKDSVIEYRGIFQTIWKRQEDQQWKYVWD